The Tripterygium wilfordii isolate XIE 37 chromosome 4, ASM1340144v1, whole genome shotgun sequence genome has a window encoding:
- the LOC119997158 gene encoding serine/threonine-protein kinase AFC3 isoform X2 yields the protein MHDLHLIHTDLKPENILLVSSEYIKLPGYKRSSPNDANFRCLPKSSAIKLIDFGSTAFDNQCHSSIVSTRHYRAPEIILGLGWTYPCDLWSVGCILVELFSGGALFQTHENLEHLAMMERVLGPLPEHMIRRANQGAEKYFRRGSRLNWPEGAVSRESIRAVKKLDRLKDMLLQHVGSSRSSLIDLLCGLLQYDPSERLTARQALNHPFFRNLT from the exons ATGCATGATTTACACTTAATCCACACCGACCTGAAGCCAGAAAATATTTTGCTTGTGTCTTCTGAATACATAAAACTTCCTGGCTACAAG AGAAGTTCTCCAAATGATGCGAATTTTCGGTGCTTGCCGAAGTCAAGTGCCATTAAGCTGATTGATTTTGGCAGTACTGCATTTGATAATCAGTGCCACAGCTCCATTGTCTCCACAAGACATTACAGAGCCCCTGAGATTATACTAG GTCTAGGCTGGACATATCCTTGTGATCTTTGGAGTGTTGGTTGTATACTCGTTGAACTATTCTCG GGGGGAGCGTTATTTCAGACGCATGAAAACTTGGAACACTTGGCCATGATGGAGAGGGTATTGGGACCTCTGCCAGAGCACATGATACGCAGGGCCAA CCAAGGTGCAGAAAAATACTTCAGGAGAGGCTCAAGATTGAATTGGCCTGAAGGAGCGGTTTCTAGGGAGAGTATTAGAGCTGTGAAGAAATTGGATCGTCTTAAG GATATGTTGTTGCAACATGTAGGGAGCTCTAGATCGTCACTGATAGATTTGTTGTGTGGTTTGTTGCAATATGATCCTTCAGAACGGCTAACAGCTCGGCAAGCTCTTAATCACCCCTTTTTCAGGAATTTAACTTGA